A portion of the Bacillus thuringiensis genome contains these proteins:
- a CDS encoding cytoplasmic protein produces the protein MQKVQLSWSLYENEQNTIEKYCKNCRRTTLFTDTNIRRHNANGKNIYRFAIYKCPKDHTWNQKLRIYKSFTDHVETVDMTQHNQPETTTTISITQHKESGLAEITIVLDIVFGSHRIDKALSTYISDWSRTLIVDKIKNGDIQLNGQQMKPNTILSEGDHISICL, from the coding sequence ATGCAGAAAGTACAACTTTCTTGGAGTTTATATGAAAACGAGCAAAACACAATCGAAAAATATTGTAAAAATTGCAGACGTACTACCCTATTTACCGACACAAATATTCGTAGGCATAACGCCAACGGAAAAAACATATACCGCTTTGCCATTTATAAATGTCCGAAAGACCATACGTGGAATCAAAAACTGCGTATTTATAAATCATTTACTGATCACGTTGAAACAGTCGATATGACGCAGCATAATCAACCAGAAACAACTACTACCATTTCCATTACGCAACATAAAGAAAGTGGCTTAGCCGAAATCACGATCGTATTAGATATCGTTTTCGGTTCCCACCGCATTGATAAAGCCTTATCCACATATATTTCCGACTGGAGCCGTACACTCATTGTGGATAAAATTAAAAATGGGGATATTCAATTGAACGGACAACAAATGAAGCCAAATACAATACTTTCTGAAGGCGATCATATCTCGATTTGTTTATAA
- a CDS encoding histidine phosphatase family protein, which produces MKKIIVIRHCSATGQECDAELTTDGKDQANTLATFLLENTLQIDHIISSPFVRAIDSIRPYALQANLSIQEDERLTERILSNVPMDDWMQKLESTFTNIDIAFSGGESTKQATDRAISLIQDVLQLNHTTTLLVTHGNLLTLILKHFDHTIGFNEWRTLTNPDIYEITIDEQCIITRLWEASSK; this is translated from the coding sequence ATGAAGAAAATTATTGTAATACGACATTGTTCAGCAACTGGACAAGAATGTGATGCTGAATTAACGACCGATGGAAAAGACCAAGCAAATACCCTTGCTACATTCCTCTTAGAAAATACTCTACAAATCGATCATATTATTTCAAGCCCATTTGTCCGAGCTATCGATTCCATTCGGCCCTATGCGCTCCAAGCCAACTTATCTATCCAAGAAGATGAACGATTAACTGAACGCATATTGAGCAACGTTCCAATGGATGATTGGATGCAAAAACTAGAATCCACTTTTACAAACATAGATATTGCCTTTTCAGGCGGAGAGTCAACAAAACAAGCAACAGACCGTGCCATATCGCTTATTCAAGACGTTTTACAGTTAAACCATACGACAACACTACTTGTTACACACGGCAATTTACTTACGCTCATTTTAAAGCATTTTGATCATACGATTGGCTTTAATGAATGGAGAACTTTAACGAATCCTGATATTTACGAAATTACAATCGACGAACAATGTATCATAACACGCTTATGGGAAGCATCGTCCAAGTAA
- a CDS encoding MerR family transcriptional regulator has translation MTMRVKEVADLVGISVRTLHHYDEIGLLTPDETTESGYRLYSNENLETLQQILFFKELGFPLKKIKEIIMSPSFDREEALQLHKKMLLEKRSRLDKVIATIDKTIQHTKGEIEMTNKEKFEGFDFSHNPYEEEARERWGDAAVDKANEYAKGMSKENQEEFNAIYRNLATLRHDAPDSKEAQAAIKVWYDYLQNFSHYSLDAFKGLGQMYVADDRFTKNIDKFGEGLAQFMCDAMEVYADRNKK, from the coding sequence ATGACAATGAGAGTAAAAGAAGTAGCTGATTTAGTTGGAATTAGTGTGCGCACACTGCATCATTACGATGAAATTGGGTTATTAACCCCAGACGAGACGACAGAGTCTGGATATCGTTTGTATTCCAATGAAAATTTAGAGACATTGCAGCAAATTTTGTTTTTTAAAGAGCTTGGCTTCCCTTTGAAGAAAATTAAAGAGATTATCATGAGTCCATCATTCGATCGCGAAGAGGCACTACAGCTTCATAAGAAAATGCTTCTTGAAAAGCGTTCCAGATTAGATAAGGTGATTGCGACGATTGATAAAACAATTCAGCATACAAAAGGAGAGATTGAAATGACGAATAAAGAGAAATTTGAAGGATTCGATTTCAGCCATAACCCATATGAAGAAGAAGCACGTGAAAGATGGGGAGACGCAGCTGTAGATAAAGCGAACGAATATGCAAAAGGTATGTCAAAAGAGAATCAAGAGGAGTTTAATGCTATTTATAGAAATTTAGCAACGCTTAGACACGATGCACCAGATTCTAAAGAAGCGCAGGCAGCTATCAAAGTATGGTACGATTACTTGCAAAACTTTAGTCACTATTCATTAGACGCTTTTAAGGGCCTCGGTCAAATGTACGTCGCTGATGATCGCTTTACGAAAAATATCGATAAGTTTGGCGAGGGGTTAGCGCAGTTTATGTGTGATGCGATGGAGGTTTATGCGGATCGTAATAAAAAATAA
- a CDS encoding DUF86 domain-containing protein, whose amino-acid sequence MYFVDRKKIEQMLVCLERATSTFQKKKIYETEFEFYALERIAHLIIDTVLDVGNAMIDGFIMRDPGSYEDIIDILMDERVISEEDGQGMKEIILLRKMLTQDYIQMNHDELYKTIQKHIAVVEKYPANIRSYLEKELGPVSAFVPE is encoded by the coding sequence ATGTATTTTGTAGACAGAAAGAAAATAGAACAAATGCTAGTATGTTTAGAACGAGCAACAAGTACATTTCAAAAGAAAAAGATATATGAAACCGAGTTTGAATTTTACGCATTAGAGCGCATAGCCCATCTTATTATTGATACTGTATTAGATGTAGGAAATGCGATGATTGATGGATTTATTATGCGCGATCCAGGAAGCTATGAAGATATTATTGATATTTTAATGGACGAGCGAGTGATAAGTGAAGAAGATGGACAAGGGATGAAAGAAATTATCCTTCTTCGAAAAATGCTTACGCAAGATTATATTCAAATGAATCATGATGAATTATATAAGACGATTCAAAAACATATTGCAGTGGTAGAAAAGTACCCAGCAAATATTCGCAGTTATTTAGAAAAGGAATTAGGACCTGTATCTGCATTTGTACCAGAATAA
- a CDS encoding YhcN/YlaJ family sporulation lipoprotein: protein MKKQILLSLLTLSLFAGCQTNNKTEMEREEGSRVLVSNKNDMYHTENTNTRLTRVGYSSKQKHEVSNKQVGAINREKVAEMITSMTVKLPDVTNAATLVTDDEVFVVYRANTTDPKLVADQVYKTALSIVPRYYKAYVSTDQKLISQIQGLQSGALNDTEYTQSLDMLKREMSKNPHLNNTGDQTLNDMIKK, encoded by the coding sequence GTGAAAAAACAAATTTTACTTTCCCTTCTCACTCTTTCCTTATTTGCAGGCTGCCAAACAAATAATAAAACCGAAATGGAGCGCGAAGAAGGAAGCCGTGTTCTTGTTTCCAATAAAAACGACATGTATCATACAGAAAATACAAATACAAGACTCACGAGAGTCGGTTATTCTTCTAAACAAAAACATGAAGTATCTAACAAGCAAGTAGGGGCCATTAATCGCGAGAAGGTCGCTGAAATGATTACAAGCATGACAGTCAAACTTCCTGACGTTACAAACGCTGCTACACTCGTTACTGATGATGAAGTGTTCGTTGTATACCGCGCAAACACAACGGATCCAAAACTTGTAGCAGATCAAGTATATAAAACCGCTTTGTCCATCGTCCCTCGCTATTATAAAGCATATGTATCAACAGACCAAAAGTTGATTTCCCAAATTCAAGGCCTTCAATCTGGCGCATTAAATGATACAGAATATACGCAAAGCCTCGATATGTTAAAACGTGAAATGAGTAAAAATCCTCATTTGAACAATACGGGGGATCAGACTTTGAATGACATGATTAAAAAGTAA
- a CDS encoding DUF3055 domain-containing protein: MEERFFLYDDTVATKTRFVSFMGENERHDLALLYSDRHYGKTIVLDMQSNKFAIIGADDLNEPGYLEHAFSMTEEIAEELRSFLFELI; the protein is encoded by the coding sequence ATGGAAGAACGTTTCTTTCTGTACGACGACACTGTCGCTACAAAAACTCGTTTCGTTAGCTTTATGGGAGAAAATGAGCGTCATGATTTAGCGCTTTTATACTCCGATCGTCATTACGGTAAAACAATTGTACTTGATATGCAAAGTAATAAATTTGCAATTATCGGTGCTGACGATTTAAACGAACCAGGCTACTTAGAGCACGCATTTTCTATGACTGAAGAAATTGCAGAAGAACTACGCTCATTTTTATTTGAACTTATATAA
- a CDS encoding YhfC family intramembrane metalloprotease, with translation MHNRYVHILESGESMVSNTVIASIIFQLIVSILVPIIVLVYFRKKYNINWKVVGVGVLIFIGFTQILETPFHLFMRGNPTIAPFLENPFVFAIYGGLTAGIFEELGRFVAFFFLLKKYLEYKDGFAYGIGHGGIESILIGGFSALQALIFANSINDGSFARLIEQKPELSILQDMLIQQPAYLYFLGSLERIMALVLQIAFTMLVLYAVKQKKYIFLVYAILFHAFVDFFAALYQTKTINIFVAEGITLLCTIGAVVLIRKMKEKLMSVPE, from the coding sequence ATGCATAATAGATATGTACATATATTAGAAAGCGGTGAAAGTATGGTTTCAAATACTGTAATTGCCAGCATCATCTTTCAACTCATTGTCTCGATTCTGGTCCCAATTATCGTACTCGTTTATTTCCGTAAAAAATATAATATTAATTGGAAAGTGGTCGGCGTTGGTGTTCTTATCTTTATCGGATTTACCCAAATTCTTGAAACACCATTCCACCTATTTATGCGCGGTAATCCAACAATCGCTCCATTTTTAGAAAATCCGTTTGTCTTCGCAATTTATGGCGGATTGACTGCTGGTATTTTTGAAGAATTAGGACGCTTCGTTGCCTTCTTCTTCTTACTAAAAAAATATCTAGAATATAAAGATGGCTTCGCTTATGGAATTGGTCACGGCGGAATTGAATCTATTTTAATTGGCGGTTTTTCTGCATTACAAGCATTAATCTTTGCTAATTCTATTAACGATGGTAGCTTCGCTCGACTGATTGAACAAAAACCCGAGCTCAGCATTTTACAGGACATGCTAATTCAGCAACCTGCCTACTTATACTTCCTTGGTAGCTTAGAAAGAATTATGGCACTCGTGCTTCAAATCGCCTTTACAATGCTTGTTTTATACGCAGTAAAACAGAAGAAATACATCTTCCTAGTATACGCTATACTATTCCACGCATTTGTAGACTTTTTCGCGGCACTTTACCAAACAAAAACAATCAACATCTTTGTTGCCGAAGGAATTACACTTCTCTGTACAATTGGCGCTGTCGTTCTTATTCGCAAAATGAAAGAGAAATTAATGAGTGTACCGGAGTAA
- a CDS encoding YutD family protein, whose translation MMEQKQEQEIHATVSINNVQYEVIKNFRDGFSEEAFKERYAEILNKYDYIVGDWGYEQLRLRGFFDDSNQRATYDTKISTLTEYLYEYCNFGCAHFVLRKVKK comes from the coding sequence ATGATGGAGCAAAAGCAAGAGCAAGAGATTCATGCTACGGTGAGCATTAATAATGTTCAGTACGAAGTAATTAAAAACTTTCGTGACGGTTTTAGTGAAGAAGCATTTAAAGAGCGCTATGCAGAAATTTTAAATAAATATGATTATATCGTTGGAGACTGGGGATATGAGCAACTTAGATTGCGCGGATTCTTTGATGATAGTAACCAACGTGCGACATATGATACGAAAATTAGTACGTTAACGGAGTATTTATACGAGTACTGTAACTTCGGTTGTGCACACTTCGTATTACGAAAAGTGAAGAAATAA
- the glpX gene encoding class II fructose-bisphosphatase has product MERELALEIVRVTEAAALASAQWMGRGKKNEADDAATTAMRDMFDSVNMAGTVVIGEGELDEAPMLYIGEELGTGNGPEVDIAVDPLEGTNIVAKGLANAMAVIAIADKGNLLHAPDMYMEKIAVGPKAAGKISLDDPIEKTIEIVAEANNKKIRDLTVIVQERERHQDIIDRVRAKGARVKLFGDGDVGASIATALPGTGIDLFVGIGGAPEGVISAAALKCLEGEMQARLVPMNEEEEARCREMGLEDPRQLLMLDDLVSGDDAIFSATGVSAGELLDGVKFLGGDLAETYSIVMRYKTRTVRFIKTHHHLDHKPHLNLDI; this is encoded by the coding sequence TTGGAACGTGAACTCGCACTAGAAATTGTCCGTGTAACAGAAGCAGCAGCCTTAGCATCCGCACAGTGGATGGGCCGCGGAAAGAAAAATGAAGCAGATGATGCAGCAACTACAGCAATGCGTGATATGTTCGATTCAGTAAACATGGCAGGTACAGTTGTAATTGGTGAAGGAGAACTTGATGAAGCACCGATGTTGTATATTGGTGAAGAACTAGGAACAGGTAACGGTCCAGAAGTAGATATCGCCGTTGATCCATTAGAAGGTACAAACATCGTTGCAAAAGGTCTTGCAAATGCAATGGCAGTTATTGCAATCGCAGACAAAGGGAACCTTCTTCATGCTCCTGATATGTACATGGAAAAAATCGCGGTTGGTCCAAAAGCAGCTGGTAAAATTAGCTTAGATGATCCAATTGAAAAAACAATTGAAATTGTAGCAGAAGCTAACAATAAAAAGATTCGTGACCTAACGGTTATCGTTCAAGAACGTGAACGTCATCAAGATATTATTGACCGTGTTCGTGCAAAAGGTGCACGCGTAAAATTATTTGGTGACGGTGATGTTGGTGCGTCAATCGCAACAGCACTACCTGGAACGGGTATCGACTTATTCGTAGGTATTGGCGGAGCTCCAGAAGGTGTTATTTCTGCAGCAGCATTAAAGTGCCTTGAAGGTGAAATGCAAGCTCGCTTAGTTCCAATGAACGAAGAAGAAGAAGCTCGTTGTCGTGAAATGGGATTAGAAGACCCTCGTCAACTTCTTATGTTAGATGACTTAGTATCTGGGGATGATGCAATCTTCTCAGCAACTGGTGTATCTGCTGGTGAGTTATTAGACGGTGTTAAATTCCTTGGCGGAGATTTAGCTGAAACATACTCTATCGTAATGCGTTACAAAACAAGAACAGTACGATTCATTAAAACGCATCACCATTTAGATCATAAACCACACTTAAACTTAGATATTTAA